In Saccharomyces eubayanus strain FM1318 chromosome XV, whole genome shotgun sequence, a single window of DNA contains:
- the NBA1 gene encoding Nba1p, protein MMFIIVSVIVCYLTRSGKAISWSNSWYHQEEEEEQDNLTTKRASARPDRRASMPEDTEKDGPSRAKLNTQRLSAMIDSLHNENDIGLFQPPTTTTTNDKVDQTDIGKPPSRLLRSPAGDVSLALGDNRSSMISNYSGVIQEGVEVSYIVKNQQQDEEPYSNKASPLKQSVGREDLPQLPMLPSEATLTKYLDDDQSMKSRNGEDEVVIKPVTNAKPVGRFNSGTLKKGEARGSLKLLSNPRRQEKVLRSSIGSGNLASESGSSTYNPKFQQSIQEQLEEDDDANSSDKLSIVSSVIPDLSTKTNGVPQEMSPIRSETNDYNPTIPPRSKDRPRSRLFIQDDEGEDEFLDGELLPGPPQNVGHFKNLSQISTVSEQKSDSYYSAATSMPPAEETYLTRPLPSTPNEDHKGSSNLKRDDTLKAAHTTTEPIHTVSSDQDDDIYEDIIEETPKKTNRKKDGKKKLNNKKSLKELRSFDIDTLNQLLNVTKGTLIGSEFAQLGMQLEEKRALERLVDSLSRLTADMVLDPDRYEEGLKRLDKATKALEGF, encoded by the coding sequence atgatgtttattattgttagTGTTATTGTTTGTTATTTGACCCGATCCGGAAAAGCGATCTCTTGGTCAAATAGCTGGTACCatcaagaagaggaagaagaacaggaCAATTTGACAACCAAAAGAGCATCAGCGAGACCAGACAGGCGTGCAAGCATGCCAGAAGATACAGAGAAAGACGGGCCATCTAGGGCCAAACTGAATACGCAACGACTCTCTGCAATGATCGATTCTTTACACAATGAGAACGACATTGGACTATTTCAGCCTCCGACGACAACGACAACGAATGACAAGGTTGATCAAACCGATATAGGCAAACCGCCATCACGGCTCCTAAGATCACCTGCCGGTGATGTGTCGCTAGCGCTTGGTGACAATAGATCAAGCATGATTTCCAATTATTCTGGAGTTATCCAAGAAGGTGTAGAAGTTTCATACATAGTCAAGAACCAACAACAGGACGAGGAGCCTTATAGCAACAAGGCGAGTCCTTTGAAACAGTCTGTGGGAAGGGAAGATTTGCCACAGTTGCCCATGTTGCCCTCAGAAGCGACATTGACCAAATATTTGGATGACGACCAAAGTATGAAATCGAGAAATGGTGAAGACGAAGTTGTGATTAAGCCAGTAACCAATGCCAAGCCGGTGGGGAGGTTCAATTCTGGTACGTTGAAGAAGGGCGAGGCTCGCGGGTCATTAAAGCTGCTGTCTAATCCTCGACGCCAGGAAAAAGTTTTGCGTTCGTCCATAGGTTCAGGCAATTTAGCCAGTGAGAGTGGATCTTCCACTTATAACCCAAAGTTCCAGCAGTCGATCCAAGAGCAATTAGAGGAGGACGACGATGCGAATTCTAGCGACAAACTTTCGATTGTTTCCAGTGTGATACCTGACTTATCTACAAAGACAAACGGCGTGCCCCAAGAGATGAGCCCAATACGTTCTGAGACAAATGATTATAATCCAACCATCCCACCTAGAAGCAAAGATCGTCCCAGATCAAGATTGTTCATCCAAGATGATGAAGGTGAAGACGAGTTTTTGGATGGGGAACTACTGCCAGGTCCACCCCAAAATGTTGGTCATTTTAAAAACCTGTCCCAGATTTCTACCGTCAGTGAACAAAAATCAGACTCATACTACTCGGCAGCAACCAGCATGCCTCCAGCAGAAGAAACTTACTTGACCAGGCCACTACCTAGCACGCCCAATGAGGATCACAAAGGCTCATCGAATTTGAAACGAGACGACACGTTAAAGGCTGCTCATACAACGACAGAGCCCATCCACACTGTCTCAAGTGACCAAGACGATGACATATACGAGGATATCATTGAGGAAACACCTAAGAAAACTAATCGCAAGAAGgatgggaagaaaaaactcaATAACAAGAAATCCTTGAAGGAGTTGCGATCATTTGATATCGATACACTGAACCAGCTGTTGAACGTGACAAAGGGTACTTTGATTGGATCAGAATTTGCGCAACTGGGGATGCAATTAGAAGAGAAACGTGCCCTCGAAAGACTAGTGGACTCCTTGTCTAGGTTGACGGCAGACATGGTTCTTGATCCTGACCGTTACGAAGAAGGATTGAAGAGATTGGACAAAGCTACAAAGGCCCTTGAAGGGTTTTGA
- the NUF2 gene encoding kinetochore-associated Ndc80 complex subunit NUF2 — translation MSRNQDVFPVLDLEELVICLQSCDFALATQENIARPTSDYMVTLYKQIIENFMGISVESLLNSSNQETGENYLQDENENIYSDTLNVLVLNKICFKFFENIGVQDFNMTDLYKPESQRTQRLLSAVVNYARFREERMFDCNSFILQMESLLGQLRSKFDDYNLIQQQLKQYEDLGGANIPDGEELQKLEEQNKDLEIQLKKLTKIQETLSIDYNDYKISKQTIFKELETLSFQIVELESSRDKLIKISNTDTKELTEGIKELSDLLKQRKKTLNDLTVQQKSLQDTVATFETIISELYDVLRIISSEVQESNRTETELMGLKQNLINNKLKLLNVLETGILYKLEILQEQLDLQLKNLEKLSKDTEDESRLNDSKLNEMQIKYENEIKPKIDKTDVFIQDELINGKINKLNDEIKQLQKNFEMEIKEIEIEYSLLSGHINKYMNEMLGYMQ, via the coding sequence ATGAGTAGGAATCAGGACGTGTTCCCTGTGTTGGACCTAGAGGAGCTGGTTATATGTCTACAAAGCTGTGATTTTGCGCTGGCCACGCAGGAAAACATTGCTAGGCCGACTTCAGACTATATGGTAACTCTTTACAAGCAGATCATTGAAAACTTCATGGGCATTTCTGTGGAATCACTGTTGAATAGCAGCAACCAGGAAACAGGCGAGAATTACTTGCAGGACGAGAATGAGAATATTTACTCTGACACATTGAATGTGCTGGTGCTGAATAAGATTTGCTTTAAGTTCTTTGAGAATATTGGTGTCCAGGATTTCAATATGACTGATTTGTATAAGCCTGAGTCACAGAGAACCCAGCGTCTCCTAAGTGCGGTGGTGAATTACGCTCGCTTCAGGGAAGAACGAATGTTTGATTGTAATTCCTTTATCCTCCAAATGGAATCTTTATTAGGGCAGCTTCGATCCAAATTCGACGATTATAACTTAATCCAACAACAACTGAAACAGTATGAGGATTTAGGCGGGGCAAATATTCCTGATGGAGAAGAGCTGcaaaaattagaagaacaaaacaaagacCTGGAGATtcagttgaaaaaattgaccaAGATTCAAGAAACGTTATCCATAGATTACAATGATTACAAGATCTCTAAGCAAACTATATTCAAAGAGCTGGAAACGCTGAGCTTCCAAATAGTAGAGCTGGAGTCCAGCCGAGATAAACTGATCAAGATTTCCAACACAGACACCAAAGAGTTGACTGAAGGGATCAAAGAGTTGAGTGATCTGCtaaaacaaaggaaaaagacCTTGAACGATTTGACTGTGCAGCAAAAGAGCTTGCAGGACACAGTGGCGACGTTCGAAACCATAATCAGCGAGCTTTATGACGTGCTGAGAATAATTTCTAGCGAAGTGCAAGAATCTAATCGAACGGAAACAGAACTGATGGGATTGAAGCAAAACTTAATCAACAATAAACTGAAACTGTTGAACGTGTTGGAGACTGGGATCTTATACAAGTTAGAGATTTTACAAGAGCAACTGGATTTACAACTAAAAAACTTGGAGAAATTATCAAAGGATACTGAAGACGAATCGCGATTGAACGATTCCAAGTTAAACGAAATGCAAATCAAAtacgaaaatgaaatcaaaccCAAGATTGACAAGACAgatgtttttattcaagATGAACTAATCAATGGtaaaattaataaattaaatgatgaaattaaacaattacaaaaaaactttgaaatgGAAATTAAAGAGATTGAAATTGAGTATTCTTTGTTATCTGGTCATATTAATAAATACATGAATGAAATGCTTGGATATATGCAGTAG
- the THP1 gene encoding Thp1p, with product MGMDKFSQLLDQLGRGNFTQLTLNLFQNGQEIAVLQQQLAGYDDKQLDTLVEQHPAMPNDTRFKMMCISYLKYSRDVDPWSVWASSDLIFEFYQCLINCLINDNAPHIEALIPVAIRETEFIIALAHKLDSFHLQLHTRNHQFLSHTSSILSRLFNSTKPPRGNGSSKTIPGKQRILLYLVNKLNNIYFRIESPQLCSNIFKNFQPKSMLAHFNEYQINQQIEYRYLLGRYYLLNSQVHNAFVQFNEAFQSLLNLPLTNQAIVRNGSRILNYMIPTGLVLGKMVKWEPLRPFVSQETIDNWNTLYRFVRLGNIQSVNHWLRHNERHLCARQLLVVLLEKLPMIAYRNLVKTVIKIWTTEWGQNKLPYTLIERALKLSIGPAYEDNTAQDFTIYNGIHSSKNVENVLVTLINLGFLRANCFPQLQLCVVKKTTMIQEIVPPATERITKIFPANSHVLW from the coding sequence ATGGGAATGGACAAGTTCAGCCAGCTACTGGATCAACTGGGACGGGGCAATTTCACACAATTGACACTGAACCTGTTCCAAAACGGTCAAGAAATTGCTGTTCTACAACAACAGTTGGCCGGATATGATGATAAACAGTTGGACACGTTGGTGGAACAACACCCGGCTATGCCCAATGACACACGGTTCAAGATGATGTGCATATCATATCTGAAATATAGTCGGGATGTGGATCCATGGTCTGTCTGGGCTAGCTCGGATTTAATATTTGAGTTTTATCAATGTTTAATCAACTGCCTCATCAATGACAATGCTCCTCATATTGAGGCATTAATACCGGTGGCCATCAGAGAGACGGAGTTTATTATTGCCCTAGCTCATAAACTGGACTCGTTCCACTTGCAATTGCATACAAGAAACCATCAGTTTTTATCGCATACATCGTCCATTCTATCCAGATTATTCAACAGCACCAAACCTCCACGTGGTAATGGATCGTCCAAAACTATTCCAGGAAAGCAGCGAATACTGCTGTATTTGGTCAATAAGCTAAATAACATCTACTTCAGAATCGAGTCTCCACAGTTGTGTTCCAACATCTTCAAGAACTTTCAGCCAAAGAGCATGCTCGCACATTTTAACGAGTACCAAATCAACCAGCAGATAGAATATAGATATCTCCTGGGGCGTTATTACCTATTAAACTCCCAAGTGCACAACGCCTTCGTTCAGTTCAACGAGGCATTCCAATCGCTATTGAACTTACCTTTAACCAATCAAGCAATCGTCAGAAACGGTTCGAGAATACTAAACTACATGATCCCCACGGGATTAGTACTGGGCAAGATGGTCAAATGGGAACCCTTACGACCGTTTGTTAGTCAAGAAACTATCGACAACTGGAATACACTGTACAGGTTTGTTCGTTTGGGGAATATCCAAAGTGTAAACCACTGGTTGAGGCACAACGAACGCCACTTGTGTGCGAGACAGTTGCTAGTAGTACTCTTAGAGAAATTACCCATGATTGCGTACCGAAATCTGGTCAAAACGGTGATCAAAATCTGGACCACCGAATGGGGCCAAAACAAATTACCATACACGCTAATAGAACGGGCACTAAAACTATCCATTGGCCCAGCATACGAAGACAACACAGCCCAGGATTTCACCATTTATAACGGCATTCACTCCTCAAAGAACGTAGAAAACGTACTTGTGACCTTGATCAACTTGGGGTTCTTACGTGCGAACTGTTTCCCACAACTACAACTATGTGTGGTAAAAAAGACCACAATGATACAAGAAATTGTCCCGCCAGCCACTGAGCGGATCACCAAGATATTTCCAGCAAACTCTCACGTTCTTTGGTGA
- the SDH5 gene encoding succinate dehydrogenase assembly factor SDH5 has product MFPTVTKTLSLQRYRITSPLVGSTSLLRSLRWYSSEKDDHDDVMTRIKMAPIKRTNEPLDKKRARLIYQSRKRGILETDLLLSGFAAKYLKKMNQEELEEYDSLLNELDWDIYYWATKNYEISPLPEKWANSKLLTQLQEFSENKEKEILSMPDLSKYQ; this is encoded by the coding sequence ATGTTTCCAACAGTCACAAAGACATTGTCGCTGCAGCGCTACAGAATCACTAGCCCTCTGGTTGGGTCCACTTCGTTGTTGCGCAGCCTTAGGTGGTACAGCAGCGAGAAAGATGACCACGACGATGTGATGACAAGGATCAAAATGGCCCCTATAAAGAGAACCAATGAGCCACTGGACAAAAAGAGAGCACGGTTGATATACCAGTCTCGCAAAAGAGGAATCTTGGAAACAGACTTGCTTTTGTCTGGGTTTGCCGCTAAAtatctgaagaaaatgaaccAAGAGGAACTGGAGGAGTACGATTCGCTACTGAATGAGTTGGACTGGGATATCTATTATTGGGCGACGAAGAACTACGAGATCAGTCCCTTGCCTGAGAAGTGGGCCAATTCAAAGTTGTTGACGCAATTACAAGAGTTCAGcgaaaataaagagaagGAAATCCTGAGTATGCCCGATTTGTCCAAGTACCAATGA